One window from the genome of Alnus glutinosa chromosome 13, dhAlnGlut1.1, whole genome shotgun sequence encodes:
- the LOC133854661 gene encoding DET1- and DDB1-associated protein 1 isoform X1, producing the protein MGSMLGDWPSFDPHNFSQLRPSDPSCPSRTTPATYHPTHNRTLPPPDQVITTEAKNILLRHVYQRPEEKDVLRPKRASSELLTPEHGCKQPRASPF; encoded by the exons ATGGGGTCTATGCTAGGTGACTGGCCGTCATTTGACCCGCACAACTTCAGCCAACTTCGACCCTCCGATCCTTCTTGTCCTTCT AGGACGACGCCGGCAACCTATCATCCTACTCACAACCGCACCCTTCCACCGCCTGATCAAG TGATAACTACTGAAGCCAAAAATATCCTCTTAAGACACGTCTATCAGCGTCCTGAAGAGAAGGATGTA TTGAGACCGAAGAGAGCTTCATCTGAACTTCTTACGCCCGAGCATGGTTGCAAGCAACCCAGGGCATCTCCCTTCTGA
- the LOC133854661 gene encoding DET1- and DDB1-associated protein 1 isoform X2, with protein sequence MGSMLGDWPSFDPHNFSQLRPSDPSCPSRTTPATYHPTHNRTLPPPDQVITTEAKNILLRHVYQRPEEKDLRPKRASSELLTPEHGCKQPRASPF encoded by the exons ATGGGGTCTATGCTAGGTGACTGGCCGTCATTTGACCCGCACAACTTCAGCCAACTTCGACCCTCCGATCCTTCTTGTCCTTCT AGGACGACGCCGGCAACCTATCATCCTACTCACAACCGCACCCTTCCACCGCCTGATCAAG TGATAACTACTGAAGCCAAAAATATCCTCTTAAGACACGTCTATCAGCGTCCTGAAGAGAAGGAT TTGAGACCGAAGAGAGCTTCATCTGAACTTCTTACGCCCGAGCATGGTTGCAAGCAACCCAGGGCATCTCCCTTCTGA
- the LOC133854718 gene encoding 2-C-methyl-D-erythritol 2,4-cyclodiphosphate synthase, chloroplastic, whose product MAMAAPPLSASPVPRRPLSLPTHCHSFPLSRLSLRPTPTKVTTARPSVLAAATSALEVGQASLTAIPSKALPFRVGHGFDLHRLEPGYPLIIGGIDIPHDRGCEAHSDGDVLLHCVVDAILGALGLPDIGQIFPDNDPKWKGAPSSVFIKEAVRLMHEAGYELGNLDATLILQRPKVSPHKEAIKANLSALLGADPAVVNLKAKTHEKVDSLGENRSIAAHTVVLLMRK is encoded by the exons ATGGCCATGGCAGCACCTCCACTATCTGCCTCTCCAGTCCCTCGAAGACCCCTCTCTCTGCCCACTCACTGTCACTCTTTCCCTCTCTCACGCCTCTCTCTCCGACCAACTCCAACGAAAGTAACAACAGCTAGGCCTTCCGTGTTGGCCGCCGCAACTTCCGCCTTAGAAGTCGGGCAGGCCTCTCTGACGGCAATTCCCTCCAAAGCCTTGCCCTTTCGGGTCGGGCACGGGTTCGACCTCCACCGGTTGGAGCCTGGGTACCCTCTGATCATCGGTGGGATTGACATACCCCACGATAGAGGCTGCGAGGCTCATTCCGATG GGGATGTATTGCTACATTGTGTGGTTGATGCGATTTTGGGTGCTTTGGGGCTTCCTGATATCGGGCAGATATTTCCTGATAACGATCCTAAGTGGAAGGGAGCACCATCTTCGGTTTTCATCAAAGAAGCT GTGAGACTCATGCATGAGGCTGGCTATGAACTTGGAAACTTAGATGCGACTTTGATTCTTCAAAGACCAAAAGTGAGCCCTCACAAGGAGGCTATCAAGGCAAACTTGTCTGCGCTGCTTGGAGCAGACCCTGCTGTTGTAAATCTGAAAGCAAAAACTCATGAGAAGGTTGACAGCCTTGGAGAGAATCGGAGTATTGCAGCTCACACTGTGGTTCTTCTTATGAGGAAATAA